From the genome of Miscanthus floridulus cultivar M001 chromosome 10, ASM1932011v1, whole genome shotgun sequence, one region includes:
- the LOC136489636 gene encoding vegetative cell wall protein gp1-like has translation MNCLTVSTGWPPRVHHRRRAPRRQRARRARPLLCAPAAPSPAARAPHFVRAPRPPRASTTAVASPAAAHPAAPKPGSPARPTAARAPRSPRASTTDTARPLPRCRYVPGHPSVPHRPALGHPARPAAAPRPVAAEVAPCLHSPSPSSKGRSTAPGGPPVAPPRRPSRPDPNPQAAPVAGCCWRGGGRG, from the coding sequence CTGGCCCCCGcgcgtccaccaccgccgccgcgcacccCGCCGCCAGCGCGCCCGCCGCGCGCGCCCGCTGCTGTGCGCGCCGGCTGCCCCGAGCCCGGCCGCCCGCGCGCCCCACTTCGTGCGCGCACCCCGGCcgccccgcgcctccaccaccgccgtcgctAGCCCCGCCGCCGCGCACCCAGCCGCCCCTAAGCCCGGCAGCCCCGCGCGCCCCACCGCCGCGCGTGCACCCCGGTCaccccgcgcctccaccaccgaCACCGCGCGCCCGCTGCCGCGCTGCCGCTACGTGCCTGGCCACCCCAGCGTGCCCCACCGCCCCGCGCTCGGCCACCCAGCGCGCCCCGCCGCCGCACCACGCCCAGTGGCGGCCGAGGTCGCGCCCTGCCTCCATTCCCCGTCTCCgtcgagcaaggggaggtcgACCGCCCCGGGCGGCCCTCCGGTGGCTCCCCCTCGCCGGCCTTCCCGCCCCGACCCCAACCCCCAGGCCGCCCCCGTCGCCGGCTgttgttggaggggagg